Genomic window (Candidatus Bathyarchaeota archaeon):
GCCGAAGCCTTTGCGGATGTTTGTGATTAGTTGATATCCATACATGCTCTCCTTTTGGAGGTACTGGAGGATAATCATATCTAAGAGGCCTTTTGCAATTTTTGTCTGTGTGTCTTTTCGGTTTATAGCGTTCATCTCTTATCTTTCCGATGAAAGTTTGCGCTTACCAATCGCTATTGTCTACATAAAGGCTTGCACATAACCCAAGCATAATAGAACAATAAGTGTACAACACAAATACAGAATTTTTTTAGAGTTAACCCCGCTAAACCGTGAGTAGAGGCAGATAATATTACAGAAGCGTATTGTATGATGGTTGCGCGCATGTTTGTGGCATAACTAACGCGAAAGGCAAACCACATTAGCGCCTAGTAGCATCCATAGTAAGCTTTCTACACTTACTCAAAAATAGTTTTCTTTAAGATAGCAAAACTTTGAAAATGCCCAATGCGATGCCTAGAAACGCTGTTGCAACTATAACTATTGCAACAAAGAGTGCAGGGTACAGTTTGCTGGGTTTCATACCCACCAGTCTGCCAATTATTGCCAGCTGCATCGGGGAAAGAACGAAAATGCCCATTATTATGCCAATCCAGCCGTACTTATCGATAAGTTTTTGGCCTCTGGCAAGCCTCTTCTCAAGCCAGTTTTTCAGACCCTTCTTCCATTCCAGCAACCTGCCTATCAAGAAACCTGCGATGAATACTGATGTAAAATTTATGATTATTGCCGCTGGGTAAACTAGTAATGGGTCATGTCCGATGCCAACGCCGTACAAGATGCCTGCACCGCATTCGAGTGTCATGCATAGGACTGTGAAAATTAATATCTCGTACACTTGTACACCCA
Coding sequences:
- a CDS encoding small multi-drug export protein, with the translated sequence MYEILIFTVLCMTLECGAGILYGVGIGHDPLLVYPAAIIINFTSVFIAGFLIGRLLEWKKGLKNWLEKRLARGQKLIDKYGWIGIIMGIFVLSPMQLAIIGRLVGMKPSKLYPALFVAIVIVATAFLGIALGIFKVLLS